Proteins encoded by one window of Paroedura picta isolate Pp20150507F chromosome 9, Ppicta_v3.0, whole genome shotgun sequence:
- the CCN4 gene encoding CCN family member 4 isoform X2 produces MAANAAKCVPSSSGRTAPKPTPATTTGACTVTTAETDLDLVGVGCLLDGIRYKNGETFQPNCKYNCSCINGAVGCVPLCRDSKPPLMWCPNPKQIKMTGQCCEQWVCDYSKKIRKTSPRHVASPVYEGEIELWQKNCIPHTSPWSLCSKTCGMGISTRISNENDQCRLVKESRLCNIRPCEEDITKHIKPGKKCLAVYRRDEPTNYTLSGCVSKAAYRPKYCGVCLDNRCCTPYKSKTIEVNFECPDGTGFSRRVLWINACFCNLSCKNPNDIFADLAHFHDYSEIAN; encoded by the exons ATGGCTGCGAATGCTGCAAAGTGTGTGCCAAGCAGCTCGGGGAGAACTGCACCGAAGCCGACGCCTGCGACTACCACCGGGGCCTGTACTGTGACTACAGCAGAGACAGACCTAG ATCTtgtgggggtgggctgcctcctcGATGGCATCAGGTACAAGAACGGTGAGACCTTCCAGCCCAACTGCAAATACAACTGCAGCTGCATCAACGGGGCTGTCGGCTGCGTCCCCCTGTGCAGAGACTCCAAGCCGCCCCTGATGTGGTGCCCCAACCCCAAACAGATCAAGATGACGGGTCAGTGCTGCGAGCAGTGGGTCTGCGACTACTCCAAGAAGATCAGGAAGACGTCCCCACGACACGTTGCTTCACCAG TTTATGAAGGAGAGATTGAATTGTGGCAGAAAAACTGCATCCCCCACACGTCCCCCTGGAGCCTCTGCTCGAAGACCTGTGGGATGGGCATCTCCACGCGGATCTCCAACGAAAATGACCAGTGCCGCCTCGTGAAGGAAAGCCGGCTCTGCAACATTCGTCCCTGTGAGGAGGACATCACCAAACACATAAAG CCCGGTAAGAAGTGCCTCGCCGTGTATCGGAGAGATGAGCCGACGAACTATACCCTCTCCGGCTGCGTGAGCAAGGCAGCCTACAGGCCGAAGTACTGCGGCGTCTGCCTGGACAATCGGTGCTGCACCCCCTACAAGTCAAAGACTATCGAGGTCAACTTCGAGTGCCCCGATGGGACGGGCTTCTCCAGGAGAGTCCTGTGGATCAACGCCTGCTTCTGCAACCTGAGCTGCAAAAACCCCAATGACATCTTTGCTGATTTGGCTCACTTCCATGATTATTCTGAAATCGCTAACTAA